One region of Oryza glaberrima chromosome 7, OglaRS2, whole genome shotgun sequence genomic DNA includes:
- the LOC127779269 gene encoding LOW QUALITY PROTEIN: metacaspase-1A-like (The sequence of the model RefSeq protein was modified relative to this genomic sequence to represent the inferred CDS: inserted 1 base in 1 codon): protein MMRSSSLSFWKRHVPGRPAGGALEEDGDSYTVPMRKNMLAAMRWLVEGCNTNDSLVLHLSGHGMQNLDNDGDKKDGYDEVLCPVEFEQAGVILDDEINVTIVRPLVASVKLHAIIGTCHSXTILDLPFLFRLSWTSYWQWENHRRRPELAKGTSGSLAISISGCSGQRWRRRGGRPSCSREVAVPASPPHHRLPECGGPNRRVFAARSSGTSADPAALTRGGREYNDSALGTVEEREERSRAVWATSALAVAVWRPCFAVFRRRRAIGRLVAAAAQAKGARVLR, encoded by the exons ATGATGCGATCGTCCTCCTTATCATTTTGGAAA CGGCACGTACCTGGCCGTCCCGCTGGGGGCGCGCTCG AGGAGGACGGCGACTCGTACACGGTGccgatgaggaagaacatgttGGCGGCGATGCGGTGGCTAGTAGAAGGGTGCAACACCAACGACTCCTTGGTGCTCCACTTGTCCGGCCACGGCATGCAGAATCTGGACAACGATGGCGACAAGAAGGACGGCTACGACGAGGTGCTGTGCCCCGTGGAGTTTGAGCAGGCGGGAGTTATCCTCGACGACGAGATCAACGTGACCATTGTCCGCCCCCTCGTCGCCAGTGTGAAGCTCCACGCCATCATCGGGACATGCCATA GCACCATCCTCgacctccccttcctcttccgccTCTCCTGGACTAGCTATTGGCAGTGGgagaaccaccgccgccgcccggagcTGGCCAAGGGCACCAGCGGCAGCCTCGCCATCTCCATCAGTGGCTGCAgcgggcagcggtggcggcggcgtggggggagGCCCTCCTGCTCCCGTGAAGTCGCCGTCCCCGCCTCACCGCCTCATCACCGGCTACCGGAATGTGGTGGGCCAAACCGCAGGGTCTTCGCCGCCAGGTCGAGCGGGACGAGTGCGGATCCCGCAGCTCtgacgcgcggcggccgggagtACAATGACAGCGCCTTGGGCACcgtggaggagagggaggagaggtcgCGGGCGGTTTGGGCGACGAGTGCCCTCGCGGTGGCCGTCTGGCGCCCTTGCTTCGCGGTgttcaggaggaggagggccatCGGCcggttggtggcggcggcggcgcaggcgaagggagctagggttttgagATGA